A genomic region of Bactrocera dorsalis isolate Fly_Bdor chromosome 3, ASM2337382v1, whole genome shotgun sequence contains the following coding sequences:
- the LOC105233880 gene encoding uncharacterized protein LOC105233880, producing MQRSVKFCTGSNYVGIYNNPLNCMEGYGLYVYPDGSEYQGFFRRGRFHGIGRLTMAAPYSFTFIGEFDNGELTSINKMIYPDGLIFKADFNKAKLNTANWTYLSKNDRRYTRELCMDLPPVVPNEPVSRYSPRSLQPNTYDTEEGIYVEKSRFITKIPPPFYHLRFVNCDKEIDWIRQFCRHDDSDVATEPDEAIGRQILESNVRASTELGENLYTCTCNTEKGLQTERLGKFCRRAFHNPDDSSSSSQYSRDYKDAPSSMSTSSFLEVPIKLDMQTQCDNEVAQLRLKPNDLGPEYFS from the coding sequence ATGCAGAGAAGCGTCAAATTCTGTACGGGAAGCAATTACGTTGGTATTTATAATAACCCACTGAATTGCATGGAAGGATACGGGCTCTACGTATATCCCGATGGCAGCGAATACCAGGGGTTCTTTCGACGTGGTCGCTTTCACGGCATCGGACGTCTCACCATGGCAGCACCATATTCTTTTACATTCATCGGGGAGTTCGATAATGGTGAATTAACTAGCATCAACAAAATGATCTATCCAGATGGTTTGATATTTAAGGCCGATTTTAACAAAGCGAAATTGAATACCGCTAATTGGACTTACCTCAGCAAGAATGATCGTCGTTATACGCGTGAATTGTGTATGGACTTGCCACCAGTGGTGCCAAATGAGCCGGTTTCGCGTTATAGTCCGCGGTCACTTCAACCGAACACCTACGATACTGAGGAGGGAATTTATGTCGAAAAGAGTCGCTTCATCACTAAAATACCGCCACCATTTTACCATCTACGCTTTGTGAATTGTGATAAAGAAATAGATTGGATACGACAATTTTGTCGCCATGATGATAGTGATGTAGCCACTGAGCCAGACGAAGCAATTGGACGCCAGATTCTTGAGTCGAATGTCAGAGCGTCTACGGAATTAGGTGAAAATCTGTACACTTGTACGTGTAATACGGAAAAAGGATTACAGACAGAACGTTTAGGAAAGTTTTGTAGACGTGCTTTCCATAATCCCGACGACTCATCTTCTAGTTCACAATACTCGAGAGATTACAAAGATGCGCCTAGTTCAATGAGTACCAGCTCATTTTTGGAGGTTCCAATAAAACTGGATATGCAAACGCAATGTGATAACGAAGTGGCACAACTACGCCTAAAGCCCAATGACCTCGGACCGGAATATTTCTCATAG
- the LOC105233881 gene encoding uncharacterized protein LOC105233881 gives MTSHSSTYTKLAVLLLYLLQTAHCRPQDTETNGLPINPLRNGRYIPELHGADRGKYIPDESGKYHHVKVPYNGGYGDRGQIYVHDARGLPLHRFGTLNGFQLGPKDHLRFSVDFNFDGSGWQIVQFEWINDDDVKKHYDYKYENQLWPSDYDVNADVESTATEEPAEGDTTNVHVSGEYQDDIYNVKYTNDNEQNAPSQFNIQATISDVLDYVQTNVLPTLT, from the exons ATGACTTCTCACTCTTCCACTTATACAAAACTAGCCGTTTTATTGCTATATCTATTACAAACGGCACACTGTCGCCCACAAGACACGGAGACAAACGGCTTGCCGATTAATCCACTGCGTAATGGTCGTTACATACCAGAGTTGCATGGCGCTGATCGTGGCAAATATATACCAGACGAAAGCGGTAAATATCATCATGTTAAAGTGCCCTATAACGGTGGCTATGGCGATCGTGGCCAAATTTATGTCCACGATGCTCGTGGGCTGCCTCTACATCGATTCGGCACGCTCAATGGCTTCCAACTGGGACCGAAGGATCATTTGCGCTTCTCTGTAGATTTCAATTTCGACGGCAGCGGTTGGCAAATCGTGCAGTTCGAGTGGATAAACGACGATGACGTCAAAAAGCATTACGACTACAAGTATGAAAATCAACTGTGGCCATCGGACTATG atGTGAATGCTGATGTGGAATCGACTGCGACCGAGGAGCCAGCGGAAGGAGATACGACTAATGTGCATGTCTCGGGCGAGTACCAAGATGATATCTATAATGTGAAATATACGAATGACAATGAGCAAAATGCTCCGAGT cAATTCAACATTCAAGCGACTATAAGTGATGTACTCGATTACGTTCAGACAAATGTGCTGCCAACTCTAACGTAA